The genomic stretch cccacACATTTCCACTAATGAAGTTATGCGTAACAAAATCGaatgaaaaaaatgacattcCATGCCTCTTGCACCTCCTTTTCTTCATGTGTTCAATTTTACTCTATGTCCTTCAATTTTATCACAACTCAAAATATAGACACCTGTTGGTTTGATGTATGTACTGGATGGGTTGTTAGCAACATTTGGTGAGAATATCATGTCAATTCAACCCTTAGAAATGTTGCTGATGTTTTCAATAATTCTATTGTCTACTGTAGATGTTTATCAAAATCATGATCGTGGCCCTCCACAATTACGTGTGATGATATACCGCACCTTGGACctaaatatttgctttatttttggactgtagCTGAAGCCAAAGTGccaagtgtttgtgtgtcttagTGAGAGAACAAGTAAAATACTTACTGGCCCTGTCCAATGAATGGGAAAATGGCCACATAGTAAAACACACAGATGATAAAGATGAGCCAGAGGGCTAGGGAGAAATCTTTCACATCAGTCAGCTTTATAACCTCGCCTAAAAACAGAAGATCAATATGTGTATCAGTTTCAGACAGAGAGTCATTTCATCAGCAATAGTTCatctaaaaaacaaagctggctAAAAACAAATTATACAAAACCCTGGTTGTAACTAGGTTTCATTGGGAAAGACTAAATCAATCAATCTCAACACAGACAAAACATGGAGACTAATCAGTTCTGATAAAGCACCAAAGACAAAGCAAGGCTTTGTAATCTGGATTGAGTCAAAGAAATCCAAGTAGTTATTGACAGGCTGTGTTAAAGGAGGAACAgagataaaacaaacagaacagcatTATCTTAACGTTACCTGTTTTCCCCTGTTCTTTGTGGAGgatcctctctgctctcttatCAAGAAATCCCAGCACCAAGGCACACATTAGAGAAAACACACAGGTTCCAGCAGCTAATAGGAAACAGAAGTGTATTAGGAGCTGGAGAACCCaacatgaaacatttctgttttacataCTTCCTGTCAACTGACCATTGGTCATTTGATCAGATTAAAGGGTAACTAGCAGTGTCATAAAAACCAAGGTACTTCAAGATGTGCAAAAGTAGAAGCACTGCTTTATGATTAAGAGAAAGCTGCGTGAGAACTGACACTTTTCTACATCCCGTGACACTTCTGAGATGCCGAGTagcacttttagttccctttccCACTTCTTCGTTTCTACTTGGCTGTGTTACCCGAGAGCATGCTAGAGGGGCTCAGTAAACCGAGCGCGTTCAGGGATATAGCGTGTGTAACCAGAAGCTTAACTTAACCTCACTTCTGCTCAACCGAAGCAAGCGGTTCATGCACAAGTGTATATTACTTACCTATCATGAGTGATATGCCGAGCGTGGTGTATCCAGAGGAGCCAACAGCAGATGCGACTTCACTGTACACCCAGCCCATGATGTTCATGTTCACTGTGCTGCCCTATGGAGAAAGGAGAGATGGCTTCACTGACGCATCTTTACACCTACAgtcccttgcaaaagtattcacacaccTTTCTCTTCAAGACATTCAAATcagaatatatatttaatatatattgtttgtatCAACTGAACACAAATTAGTACACATCTATGAAGTGTTAGGGGGAAAACATTATATGCTTTCAGGAccgttttacaaaaaaaagtctgaagatTCTGGCATGCAGATGTATTCAGTCCACTTTCCTTTGACACTCATAATTAAAAATGAAGCTCAAACAATTTCtgcataatttaatttcagccttaatccagctgttctgtaaatgttctataaatgtttgttagagaacattcgtgagcaaacggcatcatgaacaacaaggaacacagcagacggtCCAGGATGACGTTGTGAAGGAGTTTAAAGCATGGGTGGGTTACAGGAAACCACACAAACCTTTTAACATCCCACGTGCCACTGCTTAATTCAATCATGTGACAATAAAAATGACACAGCACATGTGCAAATCTACTAAGACAGAACCATCCACATAAACTGACAGGCCACAGGAGGAGCCAAGAAGCCCCTGGTAACTGTGGGgcagctgcagagacccacagctcaggtgggagaatctgatGACAGGACAACTTCTATTAATGGACTTCACAAACCTGCCGTTTACTGAAGagcggcaagaagaaagccgttattaaaaaaaataaaagccacaaGCAATCCTATCTGTAGTTTGCTAGAAGCTGCGTAGTGTGGTGGGAAATCTAACCCTACATATCACCCTGAATGCACCGTTGGCACAGTAAAACATAacagcggcagcatcatgccgtgggATGGTTTCCTTCAGCCggaacagagaagctggtctgagttggtaaaaaaaaaaaaaaaaaagatggaaaaggcgaaaaaacaaacaaacaatggaATTGTTTAGATGAAAGCGGATTAACGTCATCTAACCTCCCAGTTCAAAATCTAgacaaacaaaagagaaaatttTGGACCTGATGTATGTTGTTCACAGATGCGCTTAAATCTGTCTGAATTTCAACAAATGTCAGTACATAGAAGTGCAAACTTGGTACAGACATACCCCAAGACTTGCAGCTGTCAAAAAGTATTTACTTACAGGGACTGAATACAACTGCAAACAACAAGTTtctgattttcatttgtaaaatgtGCCCATGCGAACTCTCAGCCATTGAGGTcgttgcaacagcaaacaggcttaaatcagaggaaactggacttttgctcagttgtttctgaaaatgttgaaacgaggggtgaaagaagccatcttggtcaaaagagataAGCCATCATTAGACAGGGGGGGAGGAGTACGATTCCAACTCCAcagtgtttacagctctgtcctccaacacattccaaagagatttTTACATCAGCACTATCATCatcattcaggtgaccaagtactccactcacaccaagcaatagcttctaatgacCCAAGACAGTggtgggtgggtcattgatttgtaTCTGACTTAGAATACATTGAAGCTTGtagttttaatttatcatgACGTGACCAGCTTAACATGTATGTAAACCAATTAATGATCCTCAATGGatgtacatctttttttttttctttttttataaattgttaTTCTGCATCCTTACCAGTCGGGCCATGCTCAGCTGAAGGCCAAAAACCAGGTTGAGTTCCTTGCCTTTGAACCAGTTCACCGCGTAGGTGTTTTGGGCCACAGCTAGAGACTCACCCCCAATACTGtcaaagaaaacagataaataaaaacacataagcTCTCTGTGAAAGTGGAAGACAGGCATAGTTCTAATATAGAGAACTAGTGTTATCTGTCATACCAGACTCCATTGTGGAGATTTGAGATCGCATGAATGCCAAAATTTAGTTGAAGGGATCAGTTAAGATCAGTTAAGGATGTTAGATTTTGTGCTGATGATGGGTGTGGAAAAGATGTGAAAAGGTGTTTGAGTGGGCTTTTTAGTGAGTAAAATGGATTTTGAAAAGCCAAACATTTTACCCAAATACAAAACGTCCGACTTCCATCAGCCAAAAACGATTGCCCCACGCTCCGGCTGCAAATATTACCTGTGAAGATGTGAAAAGAAatccacattaaaaaaagaagataaatagGCATTTCTAGTGAAAATGTTATCCATTTTACATCTAGAGTTCAACATGAACCAACCTGTCCAATACagacaaaaagggaaaagatgATGGTTCCAAGCCTAAAGAAACAAGAATGCAAAACAAAGCTCAATCAAAGCGGCGTACCTTGATTCTGAGAATGCAAGATAAGGATTTAGCAGAAAACCAGTTCAACTTGATCCTCTTTGGTACCTGATGCCGAAAACCCTGTCGATCAGGAAGCCTCCCAAGAAGCAGAGAATCACATTTGGCCAAGAGTACCAGGCATACAGCTGCATGAACTTTGCAGTGTTCAAATTCAGATCCTGGAAACATCAGAGAGGAAAAAACGGTTTCTTGGCGAGCTGTTCACACCGACAGACTGGCTTTCCTGGAATGACTGGGGATGGCACACTCAACTGCTGGATCACGCAAATAAACATTAAGAATGCATGAATGGTTAAATTGGGCCCATTATaattttttgtgtttcagttttaaatatccAAGTATCTAcctgtagtttttttgtttttaatcactcTGTGCTTGTAATTAGTCAGGCGACAGATTGTTACATGGCCAGTGCTGTTTTCCATTCATGTTCATAATTTTGTTGGATGATCatgagcatttaaaaaaaaacaaaaaaaacaaacgaacaaaaaaaacaaaaaaacaatgggcTCACACTTTCCCATTAGTTGTTGACAACACAAGTTTGCAGTCATTTGTCACAAACCAGGTCCTATCTAATGAATACTTCTGTTGCCAacatcaaagaaaaacaaataatcaattgattacccccccccccccctccaactaTTTCTCAACCCTGTGGTACTGTTTTATTGGAATAGGCACatgaacaaaatgtatttagtaaAAAgactactcaagtactgagtaactaatcataacagctgatgatctgatatttaaaaattatgtaatcggacagacaaaaatttaaggttatgtgcaaattctggtatttctGGAATAACATAattgcaaaataacaaattcaggcagtATAAACTTTCTAAACCCTTTTttccaacattaaacttgaaagcaatacttacagcagttaacgTATATACAacatgttagaacagtgcaaagtacttccaatgacaatatctactgttcaCTGTACATTCTTATTGAGCTCAGCTGAtagaaaagcattaaaataacaacgctcgtgtacaaataagaagtctcactttaacataaacgcaaggtttttgtctctctggtgcattctTGGTTAAACGAGTACTGTTCTTatttcatgaagttactcacagtacGTAGTTACAgcagccagaaattttactcaagtaatagTAGCGATACCTGAGTAATAATATggctcaagtaaaagtaaaaagtaaagtgcagtaaaactacttactaaaagtacattttgctcaAAAAGCCACTCAAGTAAATgcaactgagtaaatgtaactagttactacccacctctgcttatTACACAGATACAACATATAActtcttctttgtttgttttctcgtCTCAGCACGTATGAAATCTCCCCTAACATGCATGCATGTATGCATTTATATTAATGTTCTGTTATTATTAAATgatcaataaaaaacattccAGGTTTGAGCCCATCTCACACTCAGATTTCTGTGCCAGCACAGATCAACACGGACTTTCTCCGACTGGGAATCGGGGAAAAACCTCGCGTAGTGTGTCCCCAGCTTAACAAAGGGCGTACATTTAGTCCCTTTGACTGTACGATGACGACAGATAATTGGACTGCTGTGCAGGAAGTCGAAAGTGATTTTAGTGTAGAAAACAGGATACGCAGTGGGCTGATTTCTCCGGTGGAATTAAGAGGAAAACTAACATTTTCTCTGGACGTGGATAGACCGACTCACCTGTATGACTTGAGTTTGAAGCGCAGCTGGATTGTCATAACAGAAGTAGCTTCCTGGAACAAACGCAAAAAACGTGTAAGACAAGATATTTTCCTTAACCGAAAATAAACGCAACGATCACATTCCAAGCATTTTTGTAAGATCTCATTTCACTTTGGGTCATCTAAAAATCACCACTATATCTGGCTGGGACGCTGCTCACCGAATCCCAGGAAGCACATAAACACCAGGACGACCACTCGGTGCAGGAGGTGGCTTGGGTCGCAGATGGCGGCCATCGGCCTGCCGGGTCCCCTTGCTTCCGGTCGACCGGCGAACGAGCATTCATCGTCGTCTCCCAGCAGAGTCCGCCGCTCCTGAAAATCCGCCATGATCAGCAGCTGTTAGAGGAAAACAGACGCCGAGCGGGAGGAAGATCATATGACCCCACCAGAGAAGTCACGTGGCATCACAGCGTCCCGTTAGCGCGTGGATCACCGAGAAGGCGGGGCCTCGCGGGAGCGCGCACAAAAGCAGAAAGTCCTGATTAGCAAACGATATCATAAAACAATACGATATTTTTAATGCTAAAATAAGTTAttgcatttgtttgtgtttttttactttaggaatCAAGACTTTCGTTGAATCTGTCCTGACTTTCGCTTTTATCACCTGGTTTGGCAGTCTATCAACTGGAAACAAGAACAGGATTAAGCAAATTGTAAAAATTGCTGGCACATTTATAGGAGTGAGATTATCCAATTTAgaagaaactttttattttattttttaaaaagagttccacaaaaggcagaacacatAATACATTCTTCAAATCACACAATCCATAGTGAATTCTAGTTACTGCCATCGGGGAGGAGATTCAGACATCCTAAATCAAGAAcaaacagatggaaaaaaattaaggtTTAGGTTTTAGGTACAGATTgtagtacatttttatttacctaTGTagcttttaagaaaaaaaatgagctgAATATACCATAACCAGAATCCAGTGATATTACAGTCATGTGGTCAGATCAAGTAGATACCACAGCACAAAACAGACCAAAACATCCTTCCTTCTTGATACATGAGGTGATTACAGCTCCGCAAATGTAATTTATCTATCCTCTTCTGTCGATGTTCCACCTCCCCCTGCTGGTTGAGATTGATTATTGGCAGGATTATGCTTTGTATTGGATATTTGTTTCACAACTTAGTGACTAAATGCCTCTTAAATAGAACCCAATAAATATTCAGCAAAAGTAAATCTGAATTTGAGTGACATTATCATGTTCAAGGAACCAGTTAAAGACATGCCGCCATCAGCAGTATAAAGTCTTGATGCGATGCGAGGCAGGATGAATCTATGTTTTCAGAATGTTTTCACCAAACTCTGACTCCATTTTCACATCTGGTGTCCAATTGTGACATTTATTCCAGCTTCTTTTTAAGTTTCAACTTTGTGTCTCCAAtgttattgctttgttttaaggtgtgtttttaaaatagtttttttgggAGCAATTTCATAACCGAACATAGACACATTAACACACGTAACGTGGTTTGACAGACTGCTCAGCTGCAGCAATGGGTTTAGCAATTCAGGCCACAGACTTGCTGTGTCTCTGGTTAGATGACTAACTACTTCAGCCGCTGACCTACATACAGCAAAACAAATAGTCTAATAATTCTTTCATGACTAAAAATGAGGTCAAAGTGAATGTTTGAAGTGCTGTTTGTAATTTGAGTTCCATTGACAAAAGTTGAAACAACTTACAGCGTATGAGAGAATGTCTTATTCACTTTTTGAGTGTTTGTTGGAGGGTTTATGAGGGTCTTTAATACTACTATTCGTTCAGCCACTCTGGGGCATTCTGGCAGGAAACTTTCTGATGCTCTTCTGTGACACGCAGACACGGCAAGGTCTTTTGACATTTCAACTGTTTTACCACACACTCAGCTGCAGTAAACCCTGTCTGTCATTCTGAACAGTTCTCAtaggtattttttttgtaatttctctTGCAACCCTAAGTCGTCGCAAATGCCCACGCTAGACTCTCTACttggtttaaattatttaaatttcattaaaaatttCTGGTAATTCACTACTACAGGGTTATCTGTCAGAGGATTTAATCTGAGGGTGACAAGCGGCGCTTCCTGTGGTCGCGTTTGCTGCTCTGGACGCGCTGCAGCTCGTTCATTTCCTGCCCAGTTATCAGCTTCTGTCATAACTGACAGACGGTGGGCTGGGGAGAgattatatttcatttttgcaTTAATCAAACTTGCATGCACACTCAATTATAAATCATGGAGCAGGTGACATTAATTCTGCAGAACTAGTTTGAGAATGTCTTTAAGCCCATCTTATTGGTTATGTCAGAGTTGGAGAAAGTCAATTTTATCCACATTtgcattttcttctttcctAGTTTAATCAGCCACTGGCACAGTACTGGGAACGATGAAAGCATACATCTGCAAGAGCTTGCAGCAACGGTAAGTATTGGTAAACTAGTGCAATTTCAGACCTTTAGAAACAAGAGTTTCATTTGCGCTAGATAACTTTTCAGAGTGGATATTGGTTAGAAAAACCAGAGCTACAAAGCTGATAAGGTAGCTCTTTTGTTGCAGTTCCATCTCTCTATAGTGTACTGTAAAACATCGCTGGGTCTAATACTCCCATGTTCAGAATAGAGGGGAATGTAGGGGAGAGCAGCTTTTTGTGGAGTCATCAGGTAAGAGGTGGGTCACGGTCATGAGAACACAGCAGGGCCAACACGTAGGAATGCCAAGTcaaaaatttaataataatttcaaaataatatgACAATATTAGTTGAAATAACTTTATATTTTCCACACTCCCTTTTTGATCTCCTGTGACTAGAATGCACCTAACCTTAGGCCTTTTTCATCACCAGAACTCTTGTTCTTGAACCAGTTTGCTTCGGGTGCCCTAGAACTTTGGTACTTTGTTGAGAGCCGATGGCCGATGATAGCATAGCAACGCTATTCATCTGtagaaatgtattcatttattttatttttattttaacattgtaAGCGCTGTTAAGCATCACAAGAAGGTGAAGGGCTGCCACTTTTGGTAGGCTGAAGGACAGATGGAGGCGTCTCCTAAAGAGAAATGACTGTGGCTTTGAGCTTACATAGAAGAAGATGGTTATGACAATACGTGCATAAATAATTATTATGCTTTATCcattaaaactaattaaaactaATGTCAATCCATACTGGCTGACCTAGAAAAGGAATGCATTTCAGGAGAGTCTGTGGTCGGCCTCAGCGCTTGTCTTTAGCCTTGGACACGGCAGATTTTGGTGGCGCTGCTGGTGGTGCCTCCCTCTCCGGGTAGGTTTTGGTGAACgtgggtgcctattggagtgaGTGGGGGATCAGGCCTCCTGGGAGGGCCTGCTGGCTGCATGGGGCTCCCACTTTTAATcctcccagttttaaatgcacttgagaacCACATGCAACatcacaacatttgagcagttGGAGTCAGGGTTGGTGTCTTTTTCACACCCACCTATGGCCGCTTTGCCGGGGTCTGGGCTGGGGATGGCCGTTGGGTCCAGGGGTCAACTGGAGTTGACACTTCTGCTCTGTCCAGGAATAGAGTGTGGGGTTTAAGCATGGAGATCGTGTTGTGGAGGAGGCAGCACATCCGGGTTCATGGGGCGGACCCTGGTTGGCTGGCCCGTTCAGATCGTGTTGGCTTGTATCAAGCCCCGCCTGTCTTTACCTCGTTCAAGCACTCGGCACCCATCTCCCCTTCTCACCTATCAGCTCATAGgcacatatttgcaaaggatatatacacagcaaaacagcaccacattttggaggaacatgtctagtgaagaagtaagtaactcataactttataatgctgttagcgaTAGAACAGTTTGATTCAATACTGTGCTCTCTGCAATTTTGTGCCTGGCGATGGCCAGCTCCGTCAGGGGTCCgctgagaaagcaaaacaaagctggcatacacggattccttcacttctgcatctgttttaagcagaagtgagagacttatctttgaatcggctggcagtttctcccaatgccagggaggaactgagtttcagaaaggctcattctCACTCAGCTCGTGGCCTGTTCCAGGCACCATGCATGGCTCCTGCAGGCTTCCAGTCATATGGCTGCCGAggaaggacccccccccccccacccccctcctgcagcaggacagaattcCTGTTACCTTCTCCATACCACTGTTCAGAATTTAAtccgagatcaattattcatcatggcgttATGGCATAacacaagagactggagaacaacacagggAGATGCTGTGTGatgtttaaccatagtccatctaaaaagataccattacttcttcacaaaactattttttagttatttctatctaaaataatgatatttcacttattgctcatttaaatactacgtatttttcagtgatgttatcaaggcgGTTGTTTGTATCTACctgttatacttttttttcgttgtttttatatatctctctgcaggtgtagaagcagactgaggatgttatcttgctcTCTCTATTCCCTCTACTCAATTTTTGTcaccttctctcccttttaacgCTTTGCCTCGTCTtttcctcttcctttctttctcttttacctttatctgtttctgtgtccattgaacttgaaataatcccaaaataacatctattatattttttgcatacatgtcaagcagagcactataaCGAAaacagtaatgctccacttgtgaaagtaaacctgttgggctctctttggtattaagacagcaattaatttatgctacactgccagacaggacacacacacacacacacacaaagaaagaaaaaggagagtCTGTGGAAAAAggataacattttaataaatacataatctggcttcctgttgtgtttctacattaatatatacatttttttacaaactCACGAACAATATAAACCAGTTGTGTAATTCACTtactgtgtttgtgtatttaGAACTTTccttatgttgttgttttaaattgtatttttgttctGACATCACGGTTCCGAAGAAGAACCAGCTATTCTGCAGTGAACTGCTTCCCAAGTTCAACTACCTCCTTTTTTTCAGTAGAAATACGTGACTGCGGTTCGAAAACACACGCTGGAACCAGA from Fundulus heteroclitus isolate FHET01 chromosome 18, MU-UCD_Fhet_4.1, whole genome shotgun sequence encodes the following:
- the mfsd1 gene encoding major facilitator superfamily domain-containing protein 1 isoform X3, with amino-acid sequence MADFQERRTLLGDDDECSFAGRPEARGPGRPMAAICDPSHLLHRVVVLVFMCFLGFGSYFCYDNPAALQTQVIQDLNLNTAKFMQLYAWYSWPNVILCFLGGFLIDRVFGIRLGTIIFSLFVCIGQVIFAAGAWGNRFWLMEVGRFVFGIGGESLAVAQNTYAVNWFKGKELNLVFGLQLSMARLGSTVNMNIMGWVYSEVASAVGSSGYTTLGISLMIAAGTCVFSLMCALVLGFLDKRAERILHKEQGKTGEVIKLTDVKDFSLALWLIFIICVFYYVAIFPFIGQGQVFFIEKFNFSPAQARAVNSIVYIISAPASPILGFIVDKTGRNVGWVLTAVIATLGAHMMLAFTFWNPWIAMSLLGLSYSLLACALWPMVAFVVPEHQLGTAYGFMQSIQNLGLAVIAIAVGLIVDLRGYLVLEVFFCACICIAMMAVVALYFVDYLKGGDLNRSAAARAKLQKETSPDSE
- the mfsd1 gene encoding major facilitator superfamily domain-containing protein 1 isoform X1, which encodes MADFQERRTLLGDDDECSFAGRPEARGPGRPMAAICDPSHLLHRVVVLVFMCFLGFGSYFCYDNPAALQTQVIQDLNLNTAKFMQLYAWYSWPNVILCFLGGFLIDRVFGIRLGTIIFSLFVCIGQVIFAAGAWGNRFWLMEVGRFVFGIGGESLAVAQNTYAVNWFKGKELNLVFGLQLSMARLGSTVNMNIMGWVYSEVASAVGSSGYTTLGISLMIAAGTCVFSLMCALVLGFLDKRAERILHKEQGKTGEVIKLTDVKDFSLALWLIFIICVFYYVAIFPFIGQGQVFFIEKFNFSPAQARAVNSIVYIISAPASPILGFIVDKTGRNVGWVLTAVIATLGAHMMLAFTFWNPWIAMSLLGLSYSLLACALWPMVAFVVPEHQLGTAYGFMQSIQNLGLAVIAIAVGLIVDLRGYLVLEVFFCACICIAMMAVVALYFVDYLKGGDLNRSAAARAKLQKETSPDSETKMQPSMMTQGEHARLAPMSAFGLRNRYLSRLGAQLPDHCSTHLSSLAHRSVLK